From Barnesiella propionica, one genomic window encodes:
- a CDS encoding cytidylate kinase-like family protein, whose protein sequence is MKENLIITIGRQFGSGGREIGKLLADKFGIAYYDKELINEASKVSGLSTEYFEKADERAPNGLMHAFSINWITSAGGILNDGGLSNEYIFKFQSDVILKIAEERPCVIVGRCADYILRNYPNCYNIFVHAPEKERIKRILSRNDGANEREARDLAEKKNKIRAAYYNFYTDKDWGDAASYDLTVDSSILGTEDTANFIKDFILRKQGFKKGETNQFSHL, encoded by the coding sequence ATGAAAGAAAACCTGATTATCACGATAGGCCGTCAATTCGGCTCTGGCGGAAGAGAGATCGGAAAACTTCTGGCCGATAAGTTCGGTATCGCTTATTATGACAAAGAATTGATCAACGAAGCATCCAAAGTAAGCGGACTCAGTACGGAATATTTTGAAAAAGCCGACGAACGTGCCCCGAACGGCCTTATGCATGCTTTTTCCATTAACTGGATAACCAGTGCAGGCGGTATCCTGAACGACGGTGGACTATCAAATGAATACATTTTCAAATTCCAGTCCGACGTAATATTAAAAATAGCAGAAGAACGTCCTTGCGTTATCGTAGGCCGCTGCGCCGATTATATATTGCGTAATTATCCCAACTGTTACAACATATTCGTTCATGCTCCCGAGAAAGAAAGAATCAAACGCATCTTGTCAAGAAACGACGGAGCCAATGAACGGGAAGCCAGAGACCTGGCCGAAAAGAAAAACAAGATAAGAGCCGCTTATTATAATTTCTATACCGATAAAGATTGGGGAGACGCCGCTTCGTATGATCTTACAGTGGATTCTTCCATACTGGGGACCGAAGACACTGCAAATTTCATCAAAGATTTTATTTTGCGCAAACAAGGATTTAAAAAAGGAGAAACCAATCAGTTTTCACATTTGTGA
- a CDS encoding Ppx/GppA phosphatase family protein: MDKLNFAAIDIGSNAVRLLIKGIVAGETEQDLRKVFIVRVPLRLGQDVFTRGRVSNEKTEKLLRLVGAFNQLMQVYNVISYRACATSAMRDASNGAEIVRYISEMTGIYIEIIDGKEEARIVYDSHSVDILDSDGNFAYVDVGGGSTEISVISDRSLIDSHSYNIGTVRILNNRVDNSELQRMYKDLSALYRQYGNMEIIGSGGNINKLYHLSGTPGGEPLTVRSLTSVVNRLRSIPVKKRIDDLGLKPDRADVIVPAGEIYMQVASHLGVENIWVPTIGIVDGITYTLCAGYIRDHKCEN, encoded by the coding sequence ATGGATAAACTTAATTTTGCTGCTATTGACATTGGTTCCAATGCCGTACGGTTGCTGATCAAGGGGATCGTTGCTGGGGAAACGGAACAGGACTTACGAAAGGTCTTTATTGTTCGTGTACCTTTACGATTAGGTCAGGATGTATTTACCAGAGGACGTGTATCAAATGAAAAAACCGAAAAACTTCTTCGTTTGGTAGGTGCTTTTAATCAGCTTATGCAGGTTTATAATGTGATAAGTTACAGGGCATGTGCAACTTCGGCCATGCGTGATGCCTCGAACGGAGCCGAAATCGTGCGTTATATTTCTGAAATGACAGGGATATATATAGAGATTATTGACGGAAAGGAGGAGGCTCGCATCGTTTATGACAGCCATAGTGTGGATATATTGGATTCCGACGGTAATTTTGCTTATGTGGATGTAGGAGGAGGAAGCACTGAGATCAGTGTCATCAGTGATCGCTCATTGATCGATTCTCATTCCTATAATATAGGAACGGTACGGATTCTGAATAACCGGGTGGATAATTCTGAATTGCAGCGTATGTATAAAGATCTTTCTGCTTTATACCGCCAATACGGGAATATGGAAATAATAGGTTCCGGTGGGAATATCAATAAATTATACCATTTGTCAGGTACGCCCGGGGGGGAACCGTTAACAGTCCGTTCCCTGACCTCAGTAGTAAACAGGTTGCGTTCCATACCGGTTAAAAAACGCATAGATGATTTGGGCCTTAAGCCCGACCGCGCCGATGTTATCGTACCGGCCGGTGAGATTTATATGCAGGTGGCTTCGCATTTGGGTGTAGAGAATATATGGGTACCTACCATAGGAATTGTCGATGGTATAACGTATACGTTGTGTGCCGGATACATCCGGGATCACAAATGTGAAAACTGA
- the ruvA gene encoding Holliday junction branch migration protein RuvA → MIEYITGEVAELSPTETVIECMGIGYLLNISLNTYSSLQKGNDAKLYVYEAIREDAHLLYGFSARRERELFLLLISVSGVGPNTARMILSSLNPSELEQVIVSENVNILKSVKGIGGKTAQRIIVDLKDKIKPTGDPLLESTPMNNDVFDEAVAALVMLGFSQQQSQKAVQKLLKESPQMNVETVIKVALKML, encoded by the coding sequence ATGATTGAATACATCACCGGAGAAGTTGCAGAGTTATCTCCTACCGAAACCGTTATCGAATGTATGGGAATAGGTTATCTCCTTAACATATCACTTAATACATACAGCTCGTTACAAAAAGGGAATGATGCCAAACTTTATGTTTACGAAGCAATACGTGAAGATGCCCATCTTTTATACGGATTCTCCGCCCGCCGGGAACGGGAATTGTTCCTTCTCTTAATTTCGGTATCGGGAGTCGGCCCTAATACCGCACGTATGATTCTTTCATCATTAAATCCGTCTGAACTGGAACAGGTCATCGTTTCGGAAAACGTTAATATTCTAAAAAGTGTAAAAGGAATAGGCGGAAAAACTGCTCAACGCATAATTGTTGACCTCAAAGATAAAATAAAACCTACAGGTGACCCGTTATTAGAAAGTACACCGATGAACAACGATGTATTTGATGAAGCGGTCGCCGCACTGGTAATGCTAGGTTTTTCACAACAGCAATCGCAAAAAGCTGTTCAAAAGCTACTGAAGGAATCCCCTCAGATGAATGTGGAAACAGTCATTAAAGTAGCCTTGAAAATGTTGTGA